In Paenibacillus sonchi, a single genomic region encodes these proteins:
- a CDS encoding LacI family DNA-binding transcriptional regulator produces MTEKKNVSIKDVALRANVSTATVSHVINGTRFVSNETKQKVHFAMNELNFRINSVARSLRSRRSYIIAFLAPILASETSNFYFMSVAAGVQSVLKQRGYHLILSDSSDNVEAENKEISMFDSQMIDGLIVAPASRDSDYEQLFGEYPVVYIDRVPNHCERDSVLIDNKTVTKEATQRILDKGHRRIAFLSGPLSVTTTIERYEGYSETLKNAGLELDDSLICFEEVSFENGYNKMGDLLEKNPTAIFVTDNVMAMGAMTYLQDHSIRIPDQLAVVGFDDVQWTRVTHPPLTVIQQPSFQLGVKTAEVILQRIEDGTSGKEEHRLKANFLVRQSL; encoded by the coding sequence ATGACTGAAAAAAAGAATGTCAGTATTAAAGATGTCGCTCTGAGGGCTAATGTTTCTACGGCTACGGTTTCACACGTCATTAACGGGACACGGTTTGTGTCCAATGAGACGAAACAGAAGGTGCACTTTGCAATGAATGAGTTGAACTTCCGAATCAATTCGGTAGCCCGCTCACTACGCAGCCGCAGGTCATATATTATTGCGTTTCTTGCACCGATCCTTGCTTCTGAAACTTCGAACTTTTATTTTATGTCGGTAGCAGCCGGAGTTCAAAGCGTATTGAAACAAAGGGGCTATCATCTTATTTTGAGTGATTCCAGTGATAATGTTGAAGCGGAAAACAAAGAAATCAGTATGTTTGATTCACAAATGATTGACGGACTGATTGTGGCTCCGGCCAGCCGGGATTCTGATTACGAACAGCTATTTGGAGAGTATCCTGTGGTTTATATTGATAGGGTGCCTAATCATTGTGAGCGGGATTCCGTTCTCATTGACAACAAAACTGTGACTAAGGAAGCAACACAAAGGATTCTGGACAAAGGCCACCGAAGAATTGCTTTTTTATCCGGTCCCCTTTCGGTAACAACAACGATTGAACGGTATGAGGGTTATTCTGAAACATTGAAGAACGCAGGCCTTGAACTGGATGATTCGTTGATTTGTTTTGAAGAGGTGAGCTTTGAGAACGGATACAATAAGATGGGAGATTTGCTGGAGAAGAATCCGACAGCTATTTTTGTGACGGATAATGTAATGGCAATGGGAGCCATGACGTATTTGCAAGACCATTCGATTCGTATACCGGACCAGCTGGCCGTTGTTGGATTCGATGATGTTCAGTGGACACGGGTCACTCATCCGCCGTTAACCGTTATTCAACAGCCGTCATTTCAGCTTGGTGTAAAAACTGCGGAAGTGATATTGCAGAGAATTGAGGACGGTACTTCTGGAAAAGAGGAACATCGCTTAAAAGCCAATTTTTTAGTCAGACAATCGCTCTGA
- a CDS encoding carbohydrate ABC transporter permease — protein MLKRKTKSDLAFDIINYLFLGCFTLMILYPLYFIVIASISDPNKIYSGDVWLLPQNITFDGYKRIFSDGSIWNGYKNSILYAVLNGFVSTTLVIMAAYPLSRKDFYGRNVIMTFFIITMFFNGGIIPTYLVVKDLHLMNSMWAVILPGAMDAFLIIIAKTFFEELPDELREAAAIDGAKNLRYLWSIVLPLSKPIIAVLVLFAVVRQWNGFFDALIYLSDGDKFPLQLVLRNILIQSQPSGNMLMDIDNMLAKQRVTELIKFGVIIVSAVPLLALYPFLQRYFVKGVMVGSVKG, from the coding sequence ATGTTAAAGAGAAAAACGAAATCTGATCTGGCCTTTGATATTATCAATTATTTGTTTCTGGGCTGCTTCACCTTAATGATACTGTATCCCTTGTATTTCATAGTGATTGCTTCTATAAGTGACCCTAACAAGATTTATTCCGGTGATGTATGGTTACTGCCGCAAAATATAACCTTTGACGGATATAAAAGGATTTTCAGCGACGGTTCAATATGGAACGGCTATAAGAATTCCATTCTATACGCGGTGCTGAATGGATTTGTCAGCACAACTCTCGTCATTATGGCGGCTTATCCGCTTTCGAGGAAAGATTTTTATGGCAGAAATGTAATTATGACCTTTTTTATCATCACGATGTTCTTTAACGGCGGCATTATTCCTACTTATCTGGTTGTAAAAGATCTGCATTTGATGAACTCGATGTGGGCGGTCATTCTCCCTGGTGCAATGGATGCTTTCCTGATTATTATTGCAAAAACCTTTTTCGAGGAGCTGCCTGATGAATTGAGAGAGGCCGCTGCCATTGATGGGGCAAAGAATCTCAGATATTTATGGAGTATTGTCCTTCCATTATCTAAACCGATTATTGCAGTTCTTGTCCTCTTCGCAGTTGTGCGCCAATGGAACGGATTCTTTGATGCTCTAATTTATTTGAGTGATGGCGATAAGTTTCCGTTACAACTGGTCCTGCGCAACATTCTGATCCAAAGCCAACCGTCCGGGAATATGCTTATGGACATTGACAACATGCTGGCCAAGCAGCGGGTAACAGAATTGATCAAGTTCGGAGTCATTATCGTTTCCGCAGTTCCGCTGCTAGCCTTATACCCGTTCTTGCAAAGATATTTTGTTAAGGGGGTCATGGTGGGTTCGGTGAAAGGATAA
- a CDS encoding extracellular solute-binding protein translates to MNKKAAGLLAVMMAVSVFATACNGNNESSNGNTGTNTENSGNQAVDNASIQFPLKEKTTLKVVARRAPLAPSDYNEMTMAKKLEEMSNVHIDWNTIVETDYNEKKNLLIASGDLPEMFFGAGFTDTELMKYGKDGTIIPLNDLIDKHMPNLKALFDKRPDIKAEVTAPDGNIYSLPAGEELGTGQEEIGANPDFLYINEDWLKKLGLSMPTTLQEYHDVLVAFKTKDPNGNGKADEIPLSFVNAFWTGDIGYLFGAFGVPDKTYQPANNAYAEHLNVDNGKVSYAAIQDGYKDAVREIAKWVGEGLVDQESFTQEYTQYYAKGKTEQETLGSFLWWDHTDVVGPERDKHYPIVPPFKDMVVKWNNGSALSRGGSVITKEAKNPALVAAWLDLIYKPETTAEVRWGPVGEWFEKSADGKLVQKSDISNPGEFRQKVSLGGGGVFTGEDFENIAPPEARAQQRLDDIKNIFVPQMQKEKYPNIFFTEEELKTIDKLKPEIQTYTNSMRAKFMLKGVSDSEWSDYLASLKNMGLDDLMKVYQDGYDRYLAALK, encoded by the coding sequence ATGAACAAAAAAGCTGCAGGTCTTTTGGCAGTGATGATGGCCGTTTCCGTGTTTGCTACGGCATGCAACGGTAACAATGAAAGCAGCAACGGAAACACTGGTACAAATACAGAGAATAGTGGGAATCAAGCAGTTGACAATGCATCCATTCAGTTTCCACTAAAAGAAAAAACCACCTTAAAGGTGGTTGCCCGGAGAGCTCCGCTGGCGCCAAGCGATTATAACGAAATGACCATGGCTAAAAAACTTGAGGAAATGTCAAATGTTCATATCGATTGGAATACCATTGTCGAGACAGATTACAACGAGAAGAAGAATCTGCTGATAGCAAGTGGCGACTTGCCTGAAATGTTCTTCGGAGCCGGGTTCACAGATACAGAGTTGATGAAATATGGTAAGGACGGCACTATTATACCTCTAAATGATTTGATTGACAAACACATGCCCAACTTGAAAGCGTTATTTGACAAAAGACCGGATATCAAAGCTGAGGTTACTGCCCCGGACGGCAATATCTATTCCCTTCCTGCGGGTGAGGAGCTGGGAACAGGTCAAGAAGAGATTGGTGCCAACCCTGATTTCCTCTATATAAATGAAGATTGGCTGAAAAAGCTAGGGTTATCAATGCCAACCACCCTTCAAGAATATCATGATGTACTGGTTGCCTTTAAAACTAAAGATCCGAATGGCAACGGAAAAGCAGATGAAATTCCGCTATCCTTCGTCAATGCATTCTGGACGGGTGATATCGGTTATCTGTTCGGAGCCTTCGGTGTACCGGACAAAACCTATCAACCTGCCAATAATGCATACGCTGAACATTTAAATGTGGACAACGGCAAGGTTTCCTATGCAGCTATTCAAGATGGATATAAAGATGCTGTAAGGGAGATTGCGAAATGGGTCGGGGAGGGGCTTGTTGATCAGGAATCCTTCACTCAAGAATATACGCAATATTATGCGAAAGGGAAGACAGAGCAGGAAACTCTTGGCTCTTTTCTCTGGTGGGATCATACGGACGTAGTAGGCCCTGAACGTGACAAACATTATCCGATCGTCCCTCCGTTTAAAGATATGGTTGTCAAATGGAACAATGGTTCCGCACTTTCCAGAGGCGGTTCGGTTATTACGAAAGAAGCAAAAAATCCGGCCTTGGTTGCCGCATGGCTGGATTTGATATACAAACCGGAAACCACCGCGGAAGTCCGTTGGGGCCCAGTTGGCGAATGGTTTGAGAAATCAGCCGATGGCAAGCTGGTACAGAAGTCGGATATCAGCAATCCGGGTGAGTTCCGTCAAAAAGTATCACTGGGTGGAGGAGGAGTATTCACGGGTGAAGACTTCGAAAACATTGCACCTCCGGAAGCACGGGCACAGCAAAGACTGGATGATATCAAAAATATTTTTGTACCGCAAATGCAGAAGGAGAAATACCCGAATATCTTCTTCACAGAAGAAGAGTTGAAGACTATCGATAAGCTGAAACCGGAGATCCAAACCTATACTAACTCCATGCGCGCCAAATTCATGTTGAAGGGGGTTTCTGACTCCGAGTGGAGCGATTACCTGGCCTCGCTTAAAAATATGGGCTTGGACGATTTGATGAAAGTATACCAAGATGGATACGACCGTTATCTCGCAGCTCTAAAATAA
- a CDS encoding PfkB family carbohydrate kinase has translation MVDITAIGEVLIDFTPAGLSEKGEQLFECNPGGAPANVVVVLAKLGKSTAFIGKVGEDQFGEYLTQVLRENGVSTKGLVKESRAKTTLAFVHLREDGDRSFSFYRNPGADMLLGIDDIDLEQIKGTKIFHFGSVSMTHEPSASATLKACVQAKENGALISFDPNLRPALWQDLEQAKTKIKEGLALADIVKISEEELPFITGLTDLEEGTRQIQTQFKVKVVLVTKAEKGCFIRFGPGSKWADVPGYKVDTVDTTGAGDAFLGGFLYQLLERGGSIEQIRAQDWIPIVSFANAVGALVTTRKGAIPAIPTYQQAATLVQSAGADYSKESYRPQFHYSPPAMWLNDPNGMVYFEGEYHLMYQHHPESTVWGPMHWGHAVSKDLVNWETLPVAMSPDHNGAIFSGSAVVDWKDTSGFFDGGAGLVAIFTHADIYPGSDRPRQRQSLAYSKDKGRSWSFYAGNPVLSDVEITDFRDPKVFWMEEAGVWVMVLACGDHIRFYRSANLKDWDFASEFGKSEGSHYGVWECPDLFELSVDGSNLKKWVLLVSIGDNPDYPEGSKTQYFIGSFDGWEFVNENTPDTVLWMDEGRDNYAAVSWSDIPEEDGRCVIIGWMSNWSYAKQIPTGSWRGAMTLPRVLSLTSRNGSVVLSQMPVQEIEQLRKESLSWSDVSVTREAPFIHGTNDDLLEIEVDLDIRSGDEVQIKLRSSGQSETIIGYDPEREWLFIDRSQSGLTDFNPSFACKHGARLAPENGSIKLRIWLDRSVVEVFANEGLVALTDQIFPDEPIDTVWISAETGKAELHSLHIHTLHSIHMLHGSIGQISRRVHV, from the coding sequence ATGGTTGATATTACAGCAATAGGAGAAGTACTGATTGATTTTACTCCTGCAGGCTTGTCTGAAAAGGGGGAGCAGCTGTTTGAATGCAATCCCGGCGGAGCCCCTGCGAATGTGGTTGTTGTGTTGGCCAAACTTGGGAAATCCACGGCATTTATCGGCAAGGTCGGTGAAGACCAGTTTGGGGAGTATCTTACCCAGGTTTTGCGGGAAAATGGTGTGAGTACCAAGGGTTTGGTGAAGGAAAGCCGTGCTAAAACAACGCTGGCTTTTGTCCATCTCAGAGAAGACGGCGACCGTTCATTCAGCTTCTACCGTAACCCTGGTGCCGATATGCTTCTGGGAATTGATGATATAGACCTGGAACAGATCAAAGGTACGAAAATCTTTCATTTCGGCTCCGTATCGATGACCCATGAGCCTTCTGCTAGTGCAACCCTGAAAGCGTGCGTCCAGGCGAAAGAGAATGGAGCTCTGATTTCATTTGACCCCAACCTGAGACCTGCACTTTGGCAGGATTTGGAGCAGGCGAAGACCAAGATCAAAGAAGGGCTTGCTCTTGCGGATATTGTCAAAATTTCCGAAGAGGAACTTCCGTTTATTACGGGTCTCACGGATTTGGAAGAGGGTACCCGTCAAATTCAGACCCAGTTCAAGGTGAAAGTGGTCCTGGTGACCAAGGCTGAAAAAGGGTGCTTCATCCGGTTCGGTCCCGGCTCCAAATGGGCGGATGTTCCCGGTTACAAAGTAGATACCGTGGACACCACCGGAGCGGGAGATGCATTCTTGGGCGGTTTCCTCTATCAGTTGCTCGAGAGAGGAGGCAGTATCGAACAGATCAGAGCTCAGGACTGGATTCCCATTGTAAGCTTCGCTAATGCAGTAGGTGCTCTGGTGACGACAAGAAAAGGAGCCATACCGGCCATTCCAACCTATCAGCAGGCTGCTACATTAGTTCAGTCGGCCGGCGCGGATTACTCCAAAGAATCTTACAGGCCTCAATTCCATTACTCACCACCGGCTATGTGGCTGAATGACCCGAACGGAATGGTCTACTTTGAAGGAGAGTACCATTTGATGTACCAGCACCATCCCGAAAGCACCGTATGGGGTCCTATGCACTGGGGCCATGCGGTGAGCAAGGATTTGGTGAACTGGGAAACACTTCCTGTAGCCATGTCACCGGATCATAACGGTGCCATTTTCTCTGGAAGCGCAGTGGTGGATTGGAAGGATACCAGCGGATTTTTTGATGGCGGGGCAGGCTTGGTGGCTATATTCACCCATGCGGATATCTACCCGGGTTCAGACAGACCGAGGCAGCGCCAAAGCTTGGCGTACAGTAAGGACAAAGGCAGAAGCTGGTCGTTTTACGCAGGAAATCCGGTCCTGTCTGACGTTGAAATCACCGACTTTCGTGATCCCAAAGTCTTCTGGATGGAGGAAGCCGGCGTCTGGGTAATGGTGCTGGCGTGCGGCGATCATATCCGTTTTTATCGGTCTGCTAACTTGAAGGATTGGGATTTTGCCAGCGAATTCGGGAAGTCGGAGGGTTCACATTACGGTGTGTGGGAATGTCCGGATCTATTTGAGTTATCCGTCGATGGGTCCAATCTGAAAAAATGGGTACTGCTCGTAAGTATCGGAGACAATCCGGATTATCCGGAAGGCTCCAAAACCCAATATTTCATTGGAAGCTTTGACGGCTGGGAATTTGTAAATGAGAATACTCCTGATACGGTGCTGTGGATGGATGAGGGAAGGGATAATTATGCGGCAGTATCCTGGTCGGATATTCCGGAGGAAGACGGACGGTGCGTAATTATCGGCTGGATGAGTAACTGGAGCTACGCCAAGCAGATACCAACCGGTTCCTGGCGGGGCGCTATGACCCTCCCCCGCGTACTGTCCCTGACCAGCCGGAACGGGAGTGTAGTTCTATCTCAAATGCCTGTTCAGGAGATAGAGCAGCTGCGGAAAGAGTCGCTCTCCTGGAGTGATGTATCGGTTACACGGGAGGCCCCGTTTATTCACGGGACTAATGATGATCTGCTGGAGATTGAGGTAGACCTTGATATCCGCTCCGGAGACGAAGTTCAAATCAAGTTGAGGTCTTCCGGGCAGAGTGAGACGATTATCGGTTATGACCCTGAGCGCGAGTGGTTGTTTATCGACCGGTCACAATCTGGTCTGACTGATTTCAATCCGTCATTTGCATGTAAGCATGGTGCCAGATTAGCTCCAGAGAACGGGAGCATTAAGCTCCGTATCTGGCTGGACCGCAGTGTGGTTGAAGTGTTCGCGAATGAAGGACTGGTTGCGCTGACTGATCAAATTTTCCCGGATGAGCCAATCGACACTGTCTGGATAAGCGCAGAGACAGGAAAAGCTGAGCTTCATTCCCTTCATATCCATACGCTTCATTCCATTCATATGCTCCATGGCAGCATAGGGCAGATATCAAGGAGGGTTCATGTATGA
- a CDS encoding GH32 C-terminal domain-containing protein yields MSGIIDNNGLIMYWAFDEGTGANAMESISQVKDDIQYVFNQAEFTEPCSPQWRKGVTGSGLLFDGYSTYIAHPANQEDPNAEPESLSALSIGVWVAPRTYEWGHEGKLAAIVNRHNKDLKQGYLLGMFRHGSWSFQVGLEGGEWKELWSPEGYELPKNEWSYVNAVFDGNQGEIKLFLNGSVMASAAVPRGSRLAEAVDTELLIGRNNHSTLLAEVFSLHMFSGIMDELKIYNRALSNEEVAASYQEVLDSTHEGARPQVSYDEIKLDRTPLLADRHRPQYHVSPPAHWMNEPHAPIYFDGQYHLFYQHNPQGPYFHHIHWGHWVSEDLVHWRDLPIALAPEKDQLAPDGIWSGSASYDADGLPVLFFTAGNDSASPNQSVALARSTYSEDGDPDLVRWTKHPEPLIVQQKGMGAFGDFRDPFVWKDEDGWYALVGSGIEGGGGAALAFASEDMLNWTYKGPFFEADIQKFPYLGPIWELPVFLPLGSDKQGVRKHVLLVSPVGAGADVEVFYWIGQFDKHGLSFIPDQEEPQLIDVGDFHFTGPSGMVDPKTGRNIVFTIAQGDRTSELEYQSGWAHNGGLPLSVYLREDGRLGIEPIQELQSLRGAKRLSLRDKSLAEANVLLKDVQGDMLEIQLEIEPESATQFGIKVRRSPDGEEETLLYYDVNEAMFLVDRTKTTQHPGEKCSGVQGGKLELPGENLKLHIYLDRSMVEAYANGLKSLTTRVYPGRKDALGLEIWGTGELLVKSMEIWEMQSIW; encoded by the coding sequence ATGAGCGGAATAATCGATAATAACGGGCTAATCATGTATTGGGCTTTTGATGAAGGAACCGGAGCAAACGCTATGGAGAGCATATCCCAAGTCAAGGATGATATTCAGTATGTGTTTAACCAGGCGGAGTTCACCGAACCATGTTCTCCGCAGTGGAGAAAGGGAGTAACGGGAAGCGGGCTTCTGTTCGACGGTTACTCGACTTATATTGCCCATCCGGCGAATCAGGAAGATCCGAATGCTGAGCCAGAGTCGCTATCAGCTCTCAGTATCGGGGTATGGGTTGCTCCGCGCACCTACGAATGGGGACATGAAGGCAAGCTGGCCGCCATCGTGAACCGACACAATAAGGATCTCAAGCAGGGTTATCTGCTCGGTATGTTCCGCCACGGCTCCTGGTCCTTCCAAGTCGGACTGGAGGGAGGGGAATGGAAGGAGCTTTGGTCTCCTGAAGGCTATGAATTACCCAAAAATGAATGGTCATACGTAAATGCCGTGTTCGACGGGAATCAAGGAGAAATCAAGCTGTTTCTGAACGGCAGCGTAATGGCTTCGGCTGCTGTGCCCCGCGGTTCCCGCCTGGCTGAGGCGGTAGACACAGAGCTGCTCATCGGCAGGAATAACCACAGCACTCTGCTGGCGGAAGTGTTCAGTCTTCACATGTTCAGCGGAATCATGGATGAGCTGAAGATTTATAACCGCGCTCTGAGTAATGAGGAAGTGGCTGCTTCTTATCAGGAGGTGCTGGATTCCACACATGAAGGCGCCCGGCCGCAAGTCAGCTATGATGAGATCAAGCTGGACCGCACTCCCTTGCTGGCGGACCGGCACAGACCGCAATATCATGTCAGCCCGCCGGCCCATTGGATGAATGAGCCTCATGCGCCGATCTATTTTGACGGGCAATATCATTTGTTCTATCAGCATAACCCGCAAGGGCCGTACTTTCATCATATCCATTGGGGACATTGGGTAAGCGAGGACCTGGTGCATTGGCGTGATCTTCCTATAGCCTTGGCACCTGAGAAGGATCAGCTAGCACCGGACGGAATCTGGTCAGGAAGCGCGTCCTATGATGCAGACGGCCTGCCCGTCCTGTTCTTTACGGCGGGGAATGACAGTGCCTCACCGAATCAGAGTGTGGCGCTCGCCAGAAGCACCTATTCCGAAGACGGAGATCCTGATCTGGTCAGGTGGACCAAACATCCGGAGCCGCTCATTGTACAGCAAAAGGGGATGGGGGCGTTCGGAGATTTCCGGGACCCGTTCGTGTGGAAGGATGAGGACGGCTGGTATGCTCTGGTCGGGTCAGGGATTGAAGGCGGAGGCGGAGCAGCGCTGGCGTTTGCGTCAGAGGATATGCTGAATTGGACGTATAAAGGACCATTTTTTGAAGCGGATATTCAGAAGTTCCCCTATCTTGGACCCATTTGGGAGCTCCCTGTATTTCTTCCTCTTGGCAGCGACAAGCAAGGTGTGCGCAAGCATGTCCTGCTGGTCAGCCCTGTGGGAGCAGGCGCCGATGTTGAGGTTTTCTATTGGATCGGTCAGTTTGACAAGCACGGGCTATCATTCATACCGGATCAAGAGGAACCCCAATTGATAGATGTCGGCGATTTCCATTTTACCGGTCCAAGCGGAATGGTGGATCCGAAGACGGGCAGAAATATCGTTTTTACGATTGCCCAAGGGGACCGGACATCGGAGCTGGAATACCAATCGGGTTGGGCTCATAACGGCGGTTTGCCGCTAAGCGTGTATTTGCGGGAGGATGGACGGCTGGGAATCGAGCCGATTCAGGAACTTCAATCGCTGCGCGGTGCCAAACGGTTATCGCTCCGCGACAAGTCATTGGCTGAAGCTAATGTGCTGCTGAAGGATGTACAAGGCGACATGCTGGAGATTCAACTGGAGATTGAGCCGGAAAGTGCTACTCAATTTGGAATTAAAGTTCGAAGATCACCGGATGGGGAAGAAGAAACCCTGCTGTATTATGATGTAAATGAAGCTATGTTCTTGGTGGACCGGACGAAAACAACGCAACATCCGGGAGAAAAATGCAGCGGGGTTCAGGGCGGCAAACTGGAGCTGCCGGGAGAAAATCTGAAGCTGCACATCTATTTGGACCGCTCCATGGTCGAAGCCTATGCCAACGGACTAAAAAGCCTGACGACGCGGGTGTATCCGGGCCGTAAGGATGCTTTGGGCCTTGAAATCTGGGGAACCGGGGAACTGTTGGTTAAATCCATGGAGATTTGGGAAATGCAGTCCATTTGGTAG